A genomic region of Pseudomonas sp. MPC6 contains the following coding sequences:
- a CDS encoding zeta toxin family protein: protein MTPEEKAVEEEAFEFAKTNRARLARTIADTDAFPSEASPLTVFMAGSPGAGKTEISKGLVEMLEQGVAGCTAKKILRIDPDDYRCLIPGYSGGNFYLYHRAVTKILERVLDRVFEKRISFLLDGTLASIDVAKRNISRVLASQRIAQVIYVYQEPRLAWQFVQAREITEGRNIPLDTFVAQYLAARRNVVELRRCYGERFYVDLIIKNNDGTASFFERGVSVEQIDPLIPDPYDQFELVELLSGVQVYERS, encoded by the coding sequence ATGACTCCCGAAGAAAAAGCCGTAGAAGAGGAGGCGTTTGAGTTCGCCAAAACAAACCGCGCGAGGTTAGCGAGGACAATTGCTGATACCGATGCATTTCCTTCGGAAGCGTCTCCACTGACCGTGTTCATGGCTGGCTCGCCAGGGGCAGGGAAAACCGAGATATCAAAAGGTTTGGTGGAGATGCTTGAGCAGGGTGTTGCGGGGTGTACGGCAAAGAAAATCTTACGAATTGATCCTGATGACTATAGATGCTTGATTCCGGGGTACTCAGGTGGAAATTTTTATCTGTATCACCGCGCCGTGACGAAAATACTGGAACGCGTTTTGGACAGGGTCTTTGAAAAGCGGATTTCGTTTCTGCTCGATGGAACGCTAGCGAGCATCGACGTTGCGAAGCGAAACATAAGTAGAGTTTTGGCTAGCCAACGAATTGCACAGGTTATTTACGTTTATCAGGAGCCGAGGCTTGCTTGGCAGTTTGTTCAAGCCAGAGAGATTACGGAAGGACGCAACATCCCATTGGATACTTTTGTCGCGCAGTATCTTGCCGCGAGGAGGAATGTAGTCGAGCTTCGGAGATGTTACGGCGAACGATTTTACGTGGACCTGATTATCAAGAATAACGATGGTACGGCTTCATTTTTTGAACGGGGTGTCAGCGTGGAGCAGATTGACCCTCTGATTCCCGACCCCTATGATCAATTCGAGCTTGTAGAGCTTTTATCCGGAGTTCAAGTGTATGAGCGTAGCTAA
- a CDS encoding serine hydrolase: protein MSHPRISSRRLAVSFTAVLTAFLSSLSTASTPTTFPDAAASDPATLGWMMGSPPPADRTLRFEDGSYYQFPAMRWSVSNFRQLMPTINVSRGLGAPVPLQSALRSDIDALGFVPLGAKASMTWEQSLAATYTDGIVVMHRGKVVYERYFGVLKPEGQHAAMSVTKSVVGTLGAMLVAEGRIDADKHVADYVPELANSAFGSATVRQVLDMTTALKYSEDYADPNAEVWAHAKAGSPLPKPKDYTGPRSYYEFLQTVQLQGEHGSAFAYKTVNSDVLGWVIARVTGRNVAQLLSERIWSRLGAEQDAYFTVDSIGTPFAGGGLNTGLRDLARFGEMLRNDGAFNGQQIVPKTVVDDIRHGGDKQAFAKAGYDLLKGWSYRSMWWVTNKEGGAFMARGVHGQRIYVDPKAEMVIVRYASHPVAANSANDPVTLPAFEALAQHLSRLH from the coding sequence ATGTCTCACCCCCGCATCTCCTCCCGCCGCCTGGCGGTGTCCTTCACAGCCGTATTGACGGCCTTCCTGTCATCCCTCAGCACCGCATCCACTCCCACAACCTTCCCCGACGCCGCCGCCAGCGACCCGGCGACACTAGGTTGGATGATGGGCTCCCCACCGCCCGCCGATCGCACCCTGCGCTTCGAGGATGGCAGCTATTACCAGTTCCCGGCGATGCGCTGGAGTGTGTCGAACTTCCGCCAACTCATGCCGACCATCAACGTCTCGCGAGGACTTGGCGCCCCGGTTCCCCTGCAATCGGCGTTGCGCAGCGACATCGACGCCCTCGGCTTCGTCCCGCTCGGCGCAAAGGCATCGATGACGTGGGAGCAATCCCTTGCGGCCACCTACACCGACGGGATTGTGGTGATGCATCGCGGCAAGGTGGTCTACGAACGTTACTTTGGCGTGCTGAAGCCTGAAGGCCAGCATGCGGCGATGTCGGTGACCAAGTCCGTGGTCGGCACGTTAGGGGCGATGTTGGTGGCTGAAGGGCGAATCGACGCGGATAAGCACGTCGCCGACTACGTCCCCGAACTGGCGAACTCGGCGTTTGGCAGTGCCACGGTGCGTCAGGTTCTGGATATGACGACTGCACTCAAATACAGCGAGGACTACGCCGACCCGAACGCCGAAGTCTGGGCCCATGCCAAAGCCGGCAGTCCCTTGCCCAAGCCAAAGGACTACACGGGACCGCGAAGCTACTACGAGTTTTTGCAGACGGTGCAGCTGCAAGGCGAGCATGGCAGCGCGTTCGCCTACAAAACCGTCAACTCCGACGTATTGGGCTGGGTCATCGCTCGAGTGACCGGTCGTAACGTCGCGCAGTTGCTGTCCGAGCGGATCTGGAGTCGGCTGGGGGCGGAGCAGGATGCCTATTTCACTGTGGACTCCATCGGCACCCCGTTTGCCGGCGGCGGCTTGAACACCGGCTTGCGCGACCTGGCCCGGTTTGGCGAGATGTTGCGCAATGATGGCGCGTTCAACGGTCAGCAGATCGTGCCCAAAACGGTGGTGGACGACATCCGCCATGGCGGCGACAAGCAGGCATTTGCCAAGGCCGGTTATGACTTGCTCAAGGGCTGGAGCTACCGCTCGATGTGGTGGGTGACGAACAAGGAAGGCGGCGCCTTCATGGCGCGGGGAGTGCATGGGCAGCGTATATATGTCGACCCGAAGGCCGAGATGGTGATCGTTCGTTATGCGTCCCATCCGGTTGCCGCTAATTCGGCCAATGATCCGGTGACGTTGCCGGCGTTTGAAGCGTTGGCTCAGCATCTTTCCAGGTTGCATTGA